The Metabacillus schmidteae genome has a segment encoding these proteins:
- a CDS encoding amidohydrolase family protein: protein MKKLTEIDLMIKDCSILTADFEIKHKQSIVIKDSTILAVDDASVIGKTYQSMSSIDGKGKLFMPGFVDAHMHTCQQLLRGRIADEYPMIWTRIMVPFESNLREEDVHISAQLSCLDMIKSGTTAFVDAGGTFMHKVAETAIQSGLRGTITCSTMNAGNQIPENMKSTEEELLKRNTQLFNEFHGLGDGRLNVWFSLRSIISCTPSLITKVFEKAKELNTGVQAHMNEYPNEISFCLENFQKRPFEFLESLGVLDLNFLSAHSILLSENEVDILKHYDVKVAHCPISNAGKGIPKTPSLLQKGISVGIGTDGAAHSGLSVFDEIKTFKSLMRAFWGTPIFDPKVMPAKKLLELATLGGAKSMLQGDNFGTIEAGKKADLIGINIDQPHILPTHNLVNSLVESVNSTDVSDVIVNGQVIMKNREVLTLDEEKIMFESKLAMESMSLRAGI, encoded by the coding sequence ATGAAAAAATTAACCGAAATTGATTTAATGATTAAAGACTGTTCCATCTTAACAGCTGATTTTGAAATAAAACATAAACAGTCGATTGTCATTAAAGACAGTACAATTTTAGCCGTGGATGATGCTTCTGTTATTGGTAAAACCTATCAATCAATGTCATCTATCGATGGTAAAGGAAAGCTATTCATGCCTGGTTTTGTAGATGCGCATATGCATACATGCCAGCAACTATTAAGAGGGAGAATTGCTGACGAATATCCAATGATTTGGACTCGCATTATGGTTCCGTTTGAAAGCAACCTAAGAGAAGAGGATGTGCATATAAGTGCACAACTAAGCTGCTTAGATATGATTAAGAGCGGAACAACTGCCTTTGTAGATGCGGGTGGTACTTTTATGCATAAAGTTGCGGAAACGGCGATACAATCCGGACTAAGAGGCACGATTACCTGCTCAACGATGAATGCAGGAAACCAAATTCCCGAAAACATGAAATCAACAGAAGAGGAGTTACTAAAAAGGAACACTCAGTTATTTAATGAGTTTCATGGTTTAGGAGATGGAAGACTAAACGTTTGGTTTTCTCTTCGTTCGATCATTTCATGTACCCCAAGCTTGATTACAAAAGTATTTGAAAAAGCAAAAGAACTAAATACGGGTGTTCAAGCACATATGAATGAATATCCAAATGAAATTAGCTTTTGTTTGGAGAATTTCCAGAAGAGACCTTTTGAATTTCTCGAATCATTAGGTGTTCTGGATTTGAATTTCCTGAGTGCACATAGTATCCTTCTTTCCGAAAATGAAGTTGACATCCTTAAACATTACGATGTAAAAGTTGCTCACTGTCCAATAAGCAATGCGGGGAAGGGAATCCCAAAAACCCCAAGCTTATTACAAAAAGGGATTAGTGTCGGGATTGGGACAGATGGCGCTGCACACTCCGGATTAAGTGTGTTTGATGAAATAAAAACATTTAAATCGTTAATGAGGGCTTTTTGGGGAACACCGATTTTCGATCCAAAGGTCATGCCTGCAAAGAAATTATTAGAACTAGCTACATTAGGGGGCGCAAAGTCCATGTTGCAGGGTGATAATTTTGGTACGATAGAAGCAGGTAAAAAGGCAGATTTAATCGGTATAAATATTGATCAGCCACATATTCTACCAACACATAATTTGGTCAATAGTTTGGTAGAATCAGTAAATAGTACAGATGTATCCGATGTGATTGTAAATGGACAAGTCATTATGAAAAATCGGGAAGTACTTACACTGGATGAAGAAAAAATTATGTTTGAAAGTAAATTGGCTATGGAAAGCATGTCACTCAGAGCTGGAATTTAG
- a CDS encoding DUF3100 domain-containing protein yields MEGYSSLSKRFKKEYKIYIVAFLILLIADSIGSFAIPLGPGMVYIFPIFYGIIIGLILGPDLIGFFKKEEVKAASPLVLVAIAPFIVKLGILGGGNIPKLLEVGPALLLQELGNIATVFIALPLALFLGLKREAVGAAHSIDRETNLALISNLYGPSSPEMRGTLSVYIIGGLIGTIYMGFLATLVASTGLFHPYALGMASGVGSGIMMASATASLAHMYPSFAEEILMLGGASDMLTGLTGIYAALFIALPLANKLYSVLEPKIGRSRKSKTDMSNNEEREIG; encoded by the coding sequence ATGGAAGGGTATAGTTCACTTTCAAAAAGGTTTAAGAAAGAATACAAGATATATATTGTAGCTTTTCTAATTCTGTTAATTGCAGATTCGATTGGTTCATTCGCAATTCCGCTTGGTCCTGGTATGGTGTACATATTCCCTATTTTTTATGGGATCATTATTGGTTTGATTTTAGGCCCCGACCTAATAGGATTTTTTAAAAAGGAAGAGGTAAAAGCAGCATCTCCTTTAGTTTTAGTGGCCATTGCTCCTTTTATTGTGAAGCTTGGAATTCTAGGGGGAGGCAATATCCCGAAACTTCTTGAGGTTGGACCGGCTTTATTACTTCAGGAACTGGGAAATATTGCTACCGTGTTTATTGCTTTGCCATTAGCACTTTTTCTTGGGTTGAAAAGGGAAGCTGTAGGTGCAGCACACTCCATTGATAGGGAAACGAATCTAGCCTTAATAAGCAATCTATATGGTCCATCGTCACCTGAAATGAGAGGAACGTTATCTGTCTATATCATTGGCGGGTTAATTGGAACCATCTACATGGGTTTTTTAGCTACTTTAGTCGCATCAACAGGGTTATTTCATCCATATGCGTTAGGAATGGCATCAGGTGTGGGTTCAGGAATCATGATGGCTTCTGCTACTGCCAGCTTGGCTCATATGTATCCTTCATTCGCTGAAGAAATCTTAATGCTTGGTGGGGCAAGTGATATGCTGACAGGATTAACCGGTATCTACGCTGCGTTATTCATTGCATTGCCTCTTGCAAACAAGCTTTATAGCGTTTTAGAACCCAAAATAGGTAGAAGTAGAAAATCCAAAACAGACATGTCGAACAACGAAGAGAGGGAAATAGGATGA
- a CDS encoding NAD(P)H-dependent oxidoreductase has translation MSNHDAKKQNILAAFNFRHATKVFDPTKKISDEDFTFILETGRLSPSSVGYEPWKFLVVQNKEFREKLREVSWGAQGQLPTASHFVVILARTDVRYDSEYVQQLQKHVKQMPNDLLETLKPRYRSFQEEDQHLFENDRALFDWASKQTYIALGNMMTAAAQIGIDSCPIEGFSYDKVNEILAKEGLLEDGKLAVSAMVAFGYRKEDPVRPKTRRAMEDVAQWIN, from the coding sequence ATGAGCAATCATGACGCAAAAAAACAAAATATCCTTGCTGCATTTAATTTTCGCCATGCAACTAAGGTATTTGACCCAACGAAGAAAATTTCCGATGAAGATTTTACATTCATTCTAGAAACAGGCCGTCTGTCTCCAAGTTCGGTTGGATACGAACCGTGGAAATTTCTTGTTGTGCAAAATAAGGAGTTTCGTGAAAAGCTAAGAGAGGTTTCATGGGGTGCCCAAGGACAGTTGCCGACTGCAAGTCATTTTGTAGTTATTCTTGCACGTACAGATGTAAGATATGATTCTGAGTATGTGCAGCAGCTGCAAAAGCATGTAAAGCAGATGCCTAATGATTTACTAGAGACCCTAAAGCCTAGATATAGAAGCTTTCAAGAGGAAGATCAGCATCTTTTTGAAAACGACAGGGCATTGTTTGATTGGGCGAGCAAGCAAACATATATTGCACTAGGCAATATGATGACAGCTGCGGCGCAAATCGGTATTGACTCTTGTCCAATTGAAGGCTTTAGTTATGACAAAGTTAATGAGATTTTGGCGAAGGAAGGACTTCTTGAAGATGGCAAGCTTGCCGTATCTGCTATGGTTGCATTCGGCTATCGCAAAGAAGATCCGGTACGTCCGAAAACGCGACGAGCTATGGAAGATGTTGCACAGTGGATTAACTAA
- a CDS encoding sigma-54-dependent Fis family transcriptional regulator, with protein MLQGNLVERVDIIDRSWKRCQTYGLSPFDPMDDSILTGSDLEEVLTENQSMIRHATFILETLYPAIHSQGLVTVIVDRNGTIIYKVGHLDRNETIDYLPVGSNWSEKRKGTNAMGLAIYEKKPIITHAEHHFYVKNHFLTCAASPIYSPTGELIGAINISAKKERYHPFTISLTMMIAESIQTRLLLDQTKQENVLAIKELEATSNLSTVPLLTLDRENTIIRANQKARLILGEDCIGDEFHVAKGYSVEVISDQLHKVYSSVVSLNKANKMDEVAKKLYSTSDIIGSCPKIEKVRNMITKAAVFDYPVIIYGKSGTGKELIAQSLHSHGTRFGKPFVAVNCSAIPENLIESELFGYEKGAFTGANIKGSPGKFEAANGGTIFLDEIGDMSLKAQAALLRVLQESIVTRVGGVKVIPINTRVIAATNKNLREEMKAGRFREDLYYRLKGIFITLPPLRERTDILELAEHFIHTLDYSSVSLSDEAKEKILAYHWPGNIRELISVLTQASFLAVGNEIKADDLHFEDVYEQQTRQIAIIENKPSSLGQTEKEAITQALTSSGWNISKAARMLKISRNTLYLKMKKYEL; from the coding sequence ATGCTACAGGGAAACCTTGTCGAGCGGGTTGATATAATCGACCGTTCTTGGAAGCGTTGTCAAACCTATGGACTTTCACCCTTCGACCCTATGGATGACTCAATTTTAACTGGTAGTGATTTAGAGGAGGTATTAACTGAAAATCAGTCGATGATTCGGCACGCAACATTCATTTTAGAAACCCTTTATCCTGCCATTCACTCACAAGGACTCGTCACGGTGATTGTTGATCGAAATGGAACCATTATTTACAAAGTAGGTCATTTGGATCGTAATGAGACGATCGATTATTTGCCAGTTGGTTCCAATTGGTCTGAAAAAAGAAAAGGCACCAATGCGATGGGACTCGCCATCTACGAAAAGAAACCAATCATTACGCACGCTGAGCACCATTTCTACGTAAAAAATCACTTTCTTACCTGTGCAGCTAGTCCCATTTATTCTCCAACTGGCGAGTTAATTGGTGCGATTAATATTAGTGCAAAAAAAGAGAGGTATCACCCTTTTACAATTTCCTTAACCATGATGATCGCCGAAAGTATACAGACCCGGCTACTTCTTGACCAGACTAAGCAAGAAAATGTGTTAGCAATAAAAGAACTTGAGGCAACATCAAACTTATCAACCGTTCCGCTTCTTACCCTTGACCGTGAAAATACGATTATTCGTGCCAATCAAAAAGCCCGCTTAATCTTAGGAGAAGATTGTATCGGGGATGAGTTTCATGTCGCAAAAGGGTACTCTGTTGAGGTCATCTCAGATCAATTACATAAAGTTTACAGCTCAGTTGTTTCTTTAAACAAAGCAAACAAAATGGACGAGGTGGCAAAAAAACTATATAGCACCTCAGATATCATTGGCTCTTGTCCCAAAATAGAAAAGGTCCGAAATATGATAACAAAGGCAGCTGTTTTTGATTACCCTGTTATTATTTACGGGAAAAGTGGAACAGGAAAGGAACTTATTGCACAATCATTACATAGCCATGGAACACGATTCGGGAAACCATTTGTCGCTGTAAACTGTAGCGCGATTCCGGAAAATCTTATCGAAAGTGAATTATTTGGCTACGAAAAAGGGGCATTTACAGGGGCAAACATCAAAGGATCTCCAGGCAAATTTGAAGCAGCAAATGGCGGAACCATCTTTCTCGACGAAATTGGCGATATGTCCTTAAAGGCCCAAGCAGCTTTACTCCGTGTCTTACAAGAAAGTATTGTTACACGAGTCGGCGGTGTAAAAGTCATCCCGATTAACACAAGGGTTATCGCGGCTACAAACAAAAACTTACGAGAAGAAATGAAAGCAGGACGCTTTCGAGAGGACTTGTACTACCGGCTTAAAGGAATTTTCATTACCCTTCCGCCACTGAGAGAGAGAACCGACATCCTTGAATTAGCAGAGCATTTCATCCATACATTAGACTATTCATCAGTCTCGTTATCGGATGAAGCAAAGGAAAAAATCCTTGCCTATCATTGGCCGGGAAACATCAGAGAACTTATAAGTGTTCTCACTCAAGCCTCCTTTTTGGCCGTAGGAAACGAGATTAAAGCAGATGATTTACACTTTGAAGATGTGTATGAACAGCAAACTCGGCAAATAGCCATTATAGAAAATAAACCTTCTTCACTCGGACAGACGGAAAAAGAAGCCATCACCCAAGCACTAACATCTTCTGGATGGAATATAAGCAAGGCTGCGAGGATGTTGAAGATTAGTCGAAATACGCTGTATCTTAAAATGAAGAAGTATGAATTGTGA